One Cotesia glomerata isolate CgM1 linkage group LG8, MPM_Cglom_v2.3, whole genome shotgun sequence genomic window carries:
- the LOC123270808 gene encoding potassium/sodium hyperpolarization-activated cyclic nucleotide-gated channel 1-like, with product MLLNHDCELSPSVLPHPHRSRLKKWVFTFRKILMASTKNPRAHRYLRNHSAILAEKRQQIRSNNIWMIHPFSIFRQWWDFLMIIHLTASLLLVPYKVFDIHRLEPTWPFIKNYLLGVCCLDVLINFFTGSNLQHTNPFLLSSRFYSSGQVELNLQKIASNYFLSSIFDILGSFPTDLFFLTRTSPSVSKELASWLHIFRIISARRYLIKIAEAYNISAIYFGLFSFVPLLMITLHWLACSTWLIPVTVTSLSSIRQPVPQSWINQNFLWEKTGNEAYWATLIRTVTILTRSGVLINEMQTPEDQYVVAVLQSISMLVLCWIVCHGMRLYKSRNCSQLKYAAAVAQLKKYMSYKHLPELAQRRFLVYYEFRFQRRFFQEQEILSTLSTQMRQEIRMHACRKLVENVAFFNNLPVGLLARIVSHLVPEVFLTNDVIVRANMPGDCMYFIATGTVAIYGISGTEICHLEDGAHFGEIAMVMPNERRVATVVAVEVCELYKLERTDFMRTIYPYPVLWESIKKIAVERHEKTQTIDER from the exons ATGCTGCTGAACCACGACTGCGAATTATCTCCATCAGTCCTCCCGCATCCTCACCGTAGCAGGTTAAAAAAATGGGTGTTTACCTTCCGGAAGATCCTGATGGCCTCAACGAAGAACCCGCGGGCGCACCGGTACCTAAGGAACCACAGCGCAATCTTGGCGGAAAAGCGCCAGCAAATCAGGAGCAACAACATATGGATGATCCACCCGTTTAGTATTTTTCGTCAGTGGTGGGATTTTTTGATGATAATCCATCTGACAGCTAGTTTGCTGCTGGTTCCTTATAAAGTCTTTGATATTCATCGCTTGGAACCTACCTGGCCTTTTATTAAGAACTATTTATTGGGTGTTTGCTGCTTGGATGttcttattaacttttttactgg ATCCAATCTCCAACATACTAACCCTTTTCTTCTCTCTTCCAGATTCTACTCCTCCGGCCAAGTGGAACTAAACCTCCAAAAAATCGCCTCGAACTACTTCCTATCCAGCATCTTCGACATCCTGGGCTCCTTTCCAACGGACCTGTTCTTTCTGACCCGCACCTCTCCATCAGTCTCAAAAGAACTGGCCAGCTGGCTGCACATTTTCCGAATAATCTCCGCCCGCCGCTACCTAATAAAAATAGCAGAAGCttacaacatctcagccatcTACTTCGGACTTTTCAGTTTCGTCCCCTTGCTGATGATAACTCTCCACTGGTTAGCCTGCAGCACCTGGCTAATTCCAGTCACCGTGACATCACTATCCTCAATCCGTCAACCAGTTCCACAATCCTGGATTAACCAGAACTTCCTCTGGGAAAAAACCGGGAATGAAGCTTACTGGGCGACTCTAATCCGAACCGTGACCATTTTAACAAGATCCGGAGTCTTGATCAATGAAATGCAGACCCCGGAGGATCAATACGTAGTCGCTGTTCTCCAAAGTATCAGCATGCTCGTCCTCTGCTGGATAGTCTGCCACGGGATGCGATTATACAAATCCCGAAACTGCTCACAGTTAAAGTACGCAGCAGCTGTtgctcaattaaaaaaatacatgagcTACAAGCACCTGCCAGAGCTAGCTCAACGAAGATTCCTAGTCTACTACGAGTTCAGGTTCCAGAGGAGGTTTTTCCAAGAGCAGGAGATCCTCAGCACACTCTCCACTCAGATGAGGCAGGAGATCCGGATGCACGCCTGCAGAAAGCTGGTAGAGAACGTCGCGTTCTTCAATAACTTACCAGTAGGTTTGCTAGCCAGAATCGTCAGCCACCTGGTTCCTGAAGTGTTTCTGACCAATGACGTGATTGTCAGGGCTAATATGCCTGGCGACTGTATGTACTTCATCGCAACAGGCACCGTTGCCATCTACGGAATATCAGGGACTGAAATCTGCCACCTGGAAGACGGAGCTCACTTTGGAGAAATTGCCATGGTGATGCCCAATGAAAGACGGGTTGCTACAGTGGTTGCTGTTGAAGTTTGTGAGCTTTATAAGCTAGAACGGACTGACTTCATGAGGACTATTTATCCTTATCCGGTTCTATGGGAGAGTATCAAGAAGATTGCAGTGGAACGGCATGAGAAGACGCAGACTATTGATGAGAGGTGA